One segment of Bacteroidota bacterium DNA contains the following:
- a CDS encoding folylpolyglutamate synthase/dihydrofolate synthase family protein has product MTYQETLDYLFSQLPMFTRVGKPAYKNDLTDSLKLDEHFGHPHQKFKTIHVAGTNGKGSVSHLIASILQSAGYKVGLYTSPHLKDFRERIKINGEMIPQQEVISFVEGNKAYFEEIKPSFFEMTVALAFKYFASQNVDVAVIEVGLGGRLDSTNIITPVLSVITNIGLDHTDILGGTLEKIAAEKAGIIKKKVPVVIGETNQRTYRVFTDKAKEEEAPVYFADEEYEVDYSFITMDHLQSFDIAVDGNVVYENLQTDLLGLYQRKNILTVIKAVDILKQLNFHISDRDLYEGVAEVSAKTGLQGRWQVIHRNPLTICDTGHNEDGIRFVSEQFNSIPFKKLHIVFGVVKDKKIDEMLKLMPKNATYYFTRAGIPRALDENILLERGKLYGLRGEAYHSVKEAFEAARMAAEPADMIFIGGSTYIVAEIF; this is encoded by the coding sequence ATGACTTATCAGGAAACACTTGATTATCTGTTTAGTCAGCTTCCTATGTTTACAAGGGTAGGGAAACCTGCCTATAAAAACGATCTGACTGACAGTCTTAAACTGGATGAACATTTTGGACATCCACATCAGAAATTTAAAACTATTCATGTAGCCGGCACCAATGGTAAAGGCTCAGTATCTCATTTGATTGCATCCATTTTGCAATCAGCCGGGTATAAGGTAGGCCTGTACACTTCACCTCACCTGAAAGATTTCAGGGAAAGGATTAAAATAAATGGGGAAATGATCCCTCAACAGGAGGTTATTTCTTTTGTTGAAGGAAATAAAGCGTATTTTGAAGAGATAAAGCCCTCTTTTTTTGAGATGACCGTTGCCCTTGCTTTTAAATATTTTGCCAGTCAGAATGTTGATGTGGCAGTAATTGAAGTAGGCCTGGGCGGAAGGTTGGATTCGACCAACATCATCACCCCTGTACTTTCGGTGATTACCAATATAGGCCTTGACCATACGGATATACTGGGTGGGACATTGGAAAAAATAGCAGCAGAAAAGGCCGGAATCATTAAGAAAAAGGTACCAGTGGTAATTGGAGAAACCAACCAAAGGACTTACAGGGTATTCACCGACAAAGCCAAAGAAGAAGAAGCTCCTGTCTACTTTGCCGATGAAGAATACGAGGTTGATTATTCTTTCATCACGATGGATCATTTGCAATCGTTCGACATAGCAGTAGACGGCAATGTGGTTTATGAAAATCTGCAAACCGACTTACTCGGACTTTATCAAAGGAAAAATATACTTACAGTGATCAAAGCTGTAGATATACTGAAACAATTGAATTTCCATATTTCCGACCGGGACCTGTATGAGGGGGTTGCAGAAGTTTCCGCTAAAACAGGATTGCAAGGCCGTTGGCAGGTAATTCACCGTAATCCGCTCACGATATGCGACACAGGACACAATGAAGACGGTATCCGGTTTGTTTCCGAACAGTTTAATTCCATTCCGTTTAAAAAGTTGCATATTGTATTTGGCGTGGTAAAAGACAAAAAAATTGACGAGATGCTTAAATTGATGCCCAAAAATGCCACGTATTATTTCACCCGTGCAGGAATTCCCCGTGCTTTGGATGAAAACATCTTATTGGAAAGAGGTAAACTCTACGGTTTGAGAGGAGAAGCATATCACTCTGTTAAAGAAGCCTTTGAAGCTGCCCGTATGGCTGCCGAGCCTGCTGATATGATCTTTATTGGAGGCAGCACCTATATTGTAGCCGAAATTTTTTAA
- a CDS encoding nitroreductase family protein, protein MELTEGLLTRRSIRKYTGQEISREQIETFLKAGMYAPSANNEQPWHFIAVNQREILDKLMAAHPYASMLAGAKWAIIVCADENLQKSKGYLAVDCAAATQNILLAAHAQGVGSVWLGVYPREDRMAAIQKVLNLPVSIMPFSMISLGYPSEQKADPNRFKRERIHLNSWE, encoded by the coding sequence ATGGAACTGACCGAAGGATTATTAACCCGCCGCAGTATACGGAAATATACCGGGCAGGAAATCAGTCGCGAACAGATTGAAACATTTTTGAAAGCCGGTATGTATGCACCTTCAGCAAACAATGAGCAACCCTGGCATTTTATTGCCGTCAACCAACGTGAGATATTGGATAAACTGATGGCGGCCCATCCTTATGCTTCAATGCTTGCCGGGGCAAAATGGGCTATCATTGTTTGTGCCGATGAAAATTTACAAAAAAGTAAAGGCTATCTGGCAGTTGATTGTGCCGCCGCCACCCAGAATATTTTATTGGCAGCCCATGCACAAGGAGTGGGCTCTGTATGGCTGGGCGTCTATCCCCGGGAAGACCGTATGGCCGCTATTCAAAAAGTACTGAACCTGCCCGTATCTATTATGCCTTTTTCGATGATATCCCTGGGTTATCCCAGTGAACAAAAAGCTGATCCCAACAGATTTAAAAGGGAAAGAATTCATTTGAATTCATGGGAATAA